The proteins below come from a single Rhodohalobacter sp. SW132 genomic window:
- a CDS encoding T9SS type A sorting domain-containing protein — MINRYLRLLIFVFVILNFPLMVEAQLSHPQDQSRLSNRVFIPSAELGQLSAMDNFRFDQSMISGLNVMSTDNGSSDVIEPIVTAFQWVFVPEIFRFGDGRRTIVNNNGSVIGTNNNTAWYYDQFGYTIDTQHNTIVWSINNFGIASGYIGDFPPLVNSEHIHRDDFGAFRWNSSPNVEPFREYAYQTHINDHDVVAGINLSPDGHNGLFTDPGGNVAGTNGLYQPRVNGINNRGHIVVHSFTQSGNGLLHIIRDGSITNYGNLGTSIEGGLNITGFNNRDQVLYFEAARSPSDDIDRSYLFEDGEITQINSNELQWDSYHDLNNAGQIVGEYFHGGSGPQRRAILLQDGKYYELTELAADFLGDNQVLTRASGISQNGWIVGNASRGPASRFLLKLAVPEIYWEDHPDDDQFANMLNWLQVQVPGPANAAVFDTDSDEPYSVEFAASGSDNDDDDSNGFGDCPPYCVAKMVNSRQTPARLIVRDDDVTLNLNENEIEIPGNLHGPGLTVGESEGDDGKLSFKNGTLHAVEAVIGVFTGSKGELKISESSARMNSLMTVVGIDGTGKLELSNSAKADINSLIVNTAGLAVGGGLPGKGDVEVKSGAKLEASSILIGDKGKLKSDELKLEPLSGQSEYPEISTDGVVKTPFLYISGGGKVEPDDTVSVKPGATLAGFGKIEESVINSGHLDPGMVLDSLLAEQQMLTTFTIDGDYIQKEDGTLFITLSNENGDLKNDALKVNGDAKLSGALVLSLTLESEILNDGRFLILEADSVSGEFDGFFGPEGFPDFHMIYDSNRVYIEIGEVATTIAGDEADQLPNEIGLYQNYPNPFNPSTTIRFALPERSNVRLEVYSMLGQRVAVLADENKQAGFHQVEFNASGLASGTYIYRMTAGEEVISRKLTLIK; from the coding sequence ATGATAAATCGATATTTACGCTTACTGATTTTTGTATTTGTGATACTAAACTTTCCGCTGATGGTTGAGGCACAGCTTTCGCATCCTCAGGATCAAAGCAGACTTTCAAACAGAGTTTTTATACCATCAGCGGAATTAGGACAACTATCTGCTATGGATAATTTTCGGTTTGATCAGAGTATGATATCCGGTTTGAATGTGATGTCAACAGATAATGGCAGTTCCGATGTGATCGAACCAATCGTCACCGCATTTCAATGGGTGTTTGTACCTGAAATTTTCAGATTTGGCGACGGAAGACGAACTATTGTGAACAATAACGGCAGTGTAATCGGTACCAATAATAATACCGCATGGTACTACGATCAGTTCGGCTACACTATAGATACACAACATAATACAATCGTTTGGTCGATCAATAATTTCGGTATCGCAAGTGGATATATCGGAGATTTCCCGCCTTTGGTAAATTCTGAACATATTCATCGCGATGATTTTGGCGCTTTCAGATGGAATAGTAGCCCGAACGTTGAGCCCTTCAGGGAATACGCTTATCAAACACATATCAACGACCATGATGTTGTTGCCGGAATTAACCTTTCGCCGGATGGACATAATGGATTGTTTACAGATCCCGGCGGAAACGTTGCGGGCACTAACGGTTTATACCAACCACGTGTGAATGGTATCAACAACAGGGGACATATCGTGGTGCACTCTTTTACTCAATCCGGAAACGGATTGCTCCATATTATTCGTGACGGCAGTATTACAAATTATGGGAATCTTGGCACGTCTATTGAAGGCGGCCTGAATATCACCGGATTTAATAACCGCGATCAGGTTCTCTATTTTGAGGCAGCACGCAGCCCGAGTGACGATATTGACAGGTCTTATCTTTTTGAGGATGGAGAAATCACACAAATCAATTCCAACGAATTACAGTGGGATAGCTACCACGACCTTAATAATGCAGGGCAGATTGTGGGAGAGTATTTTCATGGCGGGTCCGGCCCACAACGGCGTGCTATATTACTTCAGGATGGTAAATATTATGAATTGACCGAATTGGCCGCAGATTTTCTCGGAGACAACCAGGTACTGACCCGTGCATCAGGTATTTCACAAAATGGCTGGATTGTCGGGAATGCGAGTCGCGGCCCCGCTTCAAGATTTCTGCTCAAGCTTGCGGTACCTGAGATCTATTGGGAAGATCATCCCGATGATGATCAATTTGCAAATATGTTAAACTGGCTTCAGGTGCAGGTCCCCGGTCCGGCCAATGCAGCAGTTTTCGATACGGACTCTGACGAACCCTATTCCGTAGAATTTGCAGCTTCTGGATCAGATAATGATGATGATGACTCAAACGGCTTTGGGGACTGTCCCCCTTATTGTGTTGCCAAGATGGTAAACAGTAGACAAACGCCGGCTCGCCTGATCGTTCGCGATGACGATGTGACATTGAATCTGAACGAAAACGAAATTGAAATTCCCGGAAATCTACATGGGCCCGGACTTACTGTTGGAGAGAGTGAGGGTGATGATGGAAAGCTCTCTTTTAAAAACGGAACTCTTCATGCAGTGGAAGCTGTGATTGGCGTGTTTACGGGCAGTAAAGGTGAGTTAAAAATTTCTGAGAGTTCAGCCAGGATGAATAGCCTGATGACGGTAGTTGGCATAGACGGTACCGGTAAGCTTGAACTATCGAACAGTGCAAAAGCAGATATCAATTCACTGATCGTAAACACTGCCGGATTAGCGGTTGGAGGAGGCCTGCCGGGTAAAGGTGATGTTGAAGTTAAATCGGGAGCGAAACTTGAAGCCTCATCAATTCTAATTGGCGATAAAGGAAAACTGAAATCAGATGAACTAAAGCTTGAACCATTGAGTGGCCAGTCAGAATACCCCGAAATCAGCACAGATGGCGTGGTGAAAACACCGTTTTTATATATATCCGGTGGTGGAAAAGTTGAACCTGATGATACAGTTTCAGTAAAACCGGGAGCAACACTTGCGGGTTTTGGAAAGATAGAGGAGAGTGTTATAAACAGTGGTCATCTCGATCCCGGAATGGTGTTGGATAGTCTCCTTGCTGAACAACAAATGCTGACAACCTTTACTATCGATGGCGATTACATACAGAAAGAAGATGGGACGTTATTCATCACTCTCTCTAACGAAAACGGTGATTTAAAAAACGATGCACTGAAAGTGAATGGCGATGCAAAACTCTCCGGTGCCCTGGTGCTTTCTCTAACCTTAGAGAGTGAAATACTCAATGATGGGCGATTTCTTATCCTTGAGGCGGATTCTGTCAGCGGGGAGTTTGATGGATTTTTTGGCCCGGAAGGATTTCCCGATTTTCATATGATCTATGATTCAAACCGGGTCTATATCGAAATCGGTGAAGTCGCAACAACTATTGCGGGGGATGAAGCAGACCAGCTGCCGAATGAAATCGGGCTCTATCAAAACTATCCCAACCCGTTTAATCCCTCAACAACCATACGTTTCGCGCTGCCGGAAAGAAGCAACGTTCGACTTGAAGTCTATTCAATGCTTGGTCAGCGTGTTGCCGTACTGGCAGATGAAAATAAGCAGGCAGGATTCCATCAGGTGGAGTTCAACGCCTCCGGACTCGCCAGCGGCACCTATATATACAGGATGACAGCCGGTGAAGAGGTGATTTCAAGAAAACTGACACTGATTAAGTAA
- a CDS encoding alpha/beta-hydrolase family protein, whose amino-acid sequence MIFKRYFSTSGLLVGTFFFALSMTPSLLPRTDFYQGLVSGLSMAAGYGIGVLFIWLYTYFQMPQPKQKTQKKLQITAAVISILTAVIFLWRANGWQNSIRELMQMEETASGQPLIIGAIALMVFLAVIMIARAIRWTFRFVTRKIELILPQRVSMVIGLIISFFLFWSIVDGVLFSSILHTADSTYEQVDSLIEPEVEKPDDPMKVGSLASLLSWEDMGRTGRSFLFRTPSAEEIQSFTNQPVMEPIRVYVGMHTAESVEERAALALQEMIRVNAFEREILVIITPTGTGWVDPASISTLEFLHRGNVASIAAQYSYLPSPLSLMFRDEYGVEMAQGLFNEVYNYWKSLPADTRPRLYLHGLSLGALNSDRSFDLFDIIDDPFHGALWVGPPFRKTTWRTTTDRRNPGSPAWLPEFRDGSVVRFANQNGGLHNAEAEWGSFRIAYLQYASDPITFFEPRSFSRAPAWMNEPRGPDVSEQLRWFPVVTMVQLAVDMLLGTEPTGYGHEYAAEHYFDSWYALTEPEGWSREELEELRRYFEESNR is encoded by the coding sequence ATGATTTTTAAACGATACTTTTCTACATCCGGGTTATTGGTGGGCACATTTTTCTTCGCCCTCTCCATGACCCCAAGCCTTCTTCCACGTACAGACTTCTACCAGGGGCTGGTTTCAGGTCTCTCTATGGCTGCCGGATATGGTATTGGCGTGCTTTTTATCTGGCTGTATACCTATTTCCAGATGCCCCAGCCAAAACAGAAAACGCAGAAGAAACTTCAAATTACTGCTGCAGTAATCAGTATTCTAACTGCTGTAATTTTCTTGTGGCGGGCTAACGGCTGGCAAAATTCAATTCGGGAACTCATGCAGATGGAGGAGACCGCAAGCGGACAGCCCCTGATCATTGGTGCGATCGCGCTCATGGTTTTTTTAGCAGTAATTATGATTGCCCGCGCTATTCGCTGGACCTTTCGTTTTGTTACCCGTAAAATAGAGCTGATTCTGCCGCAGCGGGTTTCGATGGTAATCGGGCTGATCATCTCTTTTTTCCTGTTTTGGTCTATTGTAGACGGGGTTTTGTTCTCTTCAATACTGCATACTGCTGATTCAACCTATGAACAGGTAGACTCGCTGATTGAACCGGAAGTTGAAAAACCGGACGATCCAATGAAAGTAGGGAGCCTGGCCTCATTGCTAAGCTGGGAAGACATGGGTCGAACGGGTAGAAGTTTCCTTTTCCGTACGCCATCAGCGGAAGAAATTCAGTCATTCACAAATCAACCGGTAATGGAACCAATTCGTGTGTATGTGGGAATGCACACAGCAGAATCGGTGGAGGAGAGGGCCGCTCTTGCCCTCCAGGAGATGATTCGGGTGAATGCATTTGAACGAGAGATCCTGGTGATCATCACTCCTACCGGAACAGGATGGGTTGATCCGGCCTCCATCAGCACACTTGAATTTTTGCATCGCGGGAATGTGGCCAGTATTGCGGCACAGTACTCTTATCTCCCGAGTCCGCTTTCGCTGATGTTTCGTGATGAGTATGGTGTAGAAATGGCACAGGGCCTATTCAATGAGGTCTACAACTACTGGAAATCGCTGCCGGCTGATACACGCCCAAGACTTTACTTACATGGCCTTAGCCTGGGCGCTCTCAATTCTGACCGCTCGTTTGATCTGTTTGATATCATTGATGATCCGTTTCACGGTGCACTTTGGGTGGGGCCGCCCTTCAGAAAAACCACCTGGCGAACGACCACCGATCGCCGAAATCCCGGTTCGCCCGCCTGGCTGCCTGAATTCCGGGATGGGTCGGTTGTTCGATTTGCCAATCAGAATGGCGGGCTGCATAATGCAGAGGCAGAGTGGGGTTCGTTCCGCATTGCATATTTACAATATGCCAGTGACCCGATTACGTTTTTTGAGCCGCGTTCCTTTAGCCGCGCCCCTGCCTGGATGAATGAGCCGCGTGGTCCGGATGTTTCCGAGCAGCTTCGGTGGTTCCCGGTTGTTACGATGGTGCAGCTCGCGGTTGATATGCTTCTTGGAACCGAACCCACAGGATATGGCCATGAATACGCTGCCGAACACTATTTCGATTCGTGGTATGCACTCACCGAACCGGAAGGGTGGAGTCGTGAAGAGCTCGAAGAACTTCGCCGTTATTTTGAAGAGAGTAATCGGTAA
- a CDS encoding SDR family oxidoreductase, producing MILVTGANGYLGLETIRNLRRISPETEVSGLVRSREKGEKVSEAGAEVKIGDYFDPASLEKAFKNIDVLLLISSSTIEDRVKQHENVIRAAEKSGVKQLVYTSMVKASEKISPLAYDHAETEEILDRSNIETTISRHTFYSELFPMFLGNALDTGQWHFPSSGEKMNVAFRTEMGEALAGILADPDPHRGKTYELTSGSAHTFTELSEMLSNISGKKITYTDVPVDSYVEQLNKAGLPDEVVGMAKLSAETVSSGALDITTSDLKKLLGRKPASVETFIKEFLSQH from the coding sequence ATGATTTTAGTAACAGGGGCTAATGGTTATCTTGGTTTGGAAACGATACGGAATCTTCGCAGAATTTCGCCCGAAACTGAAGTGTCGGGATTGGTTCGCAGCCGGGAAAAAGGAGAAAAAGTCAGCGAAGCGGGTGCAGAAGTAAAAATTGGTGATTATTTTGATCCGGCATCCCTGGAGAAAGCGTTTAAAAATATTGATGTGCTCCTGCTGATCTCATCCAGCACGATTGAAGATCGGGTAAAGCAGCATGAGAACGTTATTCGTGCCGCTGAAAAGTCCGGGGTGAAACAGCTGGTCTACACAAGCATGGTAAAGGCCAGTGAAAAAATCAGCCCGCTCGCTTATGATCACGCGGAAACGGAAGAGATTTTAGACCGTTCAAATATCGAAACCACGATCAGCAGACACACATTTTATTCCGAACTATTCCCGATGTTTCTTGGAAACGCTCTTGATACCGGGCAGTGGCATTTCCCATCATCAGGTGAGAAAATGAATGTTGCCTTCCGCACAGAAATGGGTGAAGCACTTGCAGGAATTCTTGCAGATCCTGATCCGCATCGTGGGAAAACCTATGAATTGACTTCAGGCAGCGCACATACATTCACCGAACTTTCAGAGATGCTGAGCAACATCTCGGGCAAAAAAATCACCTATACCGACGTGCCGGTAGATTCCTATGTGGAACAGCTGAATAAGGCCGGTCTGCCGGATGAAGTTGTGGGGATGGCTAAACTATCTGCCGAAACCGTGAGCAGCGGTGCCCTTGATATCACAACCAGCGATCTCAAAAAACTGCTTGGACGAAAACCGGCATCGGTTGAAACCTTTATAAAGGAATTTTTGTCGCAGCATTAA
- a CDS encoding nitroreductase family protein, which translates to MNRQTITETEMDLIDALNWRYAAKRMNGQRVPEEKVERIKEAIGLSASSMGLQPYSILTVTDDEMKKKIRAAAYNQPQVVEGSHILVFAAWKEINDTYIDEYMERISDVRGVSLESLADFRNSIKKMVAGNSEQQNHEWAARQIYIALGTGLTAAAVEKVDATPMEGFVPEKVDEILGLPAQGLQSVSLLVLGYRDEENDFLAGEKKVRREKEKLFVEV; encoded by the coding sequence ATGAACAGACAAACGATTACAGAAACTGAAATGGATTTAATTGATGCCCTGAACTGGCGATATGCTGCCAAACGAATGAACGGGCAGCGGGTTCCGGAAGAGAAAGTAGAACGGATAAAAGAAGCGATCGGTTTGTCGGCCTCATCGATGGGACTCCAGCCCTATTCGATTCTCACCGTTACCGATGATGAGATGAAAAAGAAAATTCGTGCCGCTGCATACAACCAGCCACAGGTGGTTGAAGGCTCGCATATACTTGTTTTTGCAGCCTGGAAAGAGATTAACGATACATACATTGATGAGTACATGGAGAGGATATCTGATGTGCGGGGAGTTTCGCTGGAATCACTGGCTGATTTTCGAAATTCAATCAAAAAGATGGTGGCCGGCAACAGCGAACAGCAGAACCATGAATGGGCTGCAAGGCAGATTTATATCGCGCTGGGAACCGGACTGACCGCAGCCGCTGTTGAAAAAGTTGATGCCACACCCATGGAAGGTTTTGTGCCGGAAAAAGTAGATGAAATACTGGGTCTCCCCGCCCAGGGATTACAAAGCGTATCCCTGCTGGTTCTTGGCTACAGAGATGAAGAGAACGATTTCCTCGCTGGTGAGAAAAAAGTGCGGCGTGAAAAGGAGAAACTTTTTGTGGAAGTATAA
- a CDS encoding Nramp family divalent metal transporter, producing MKELFNNFFDKYGLSFIMVASYFGSGSIFIASQAGVEYGYLLIWAVIGAVLLGFMAQDMSARLGIFGDTLMTFIRKKLGKQLSLVIALFLSIGCIAWTLALTGAVGMSFEVLTGGAVSWQPLAVVTGICAILVGILNYNYVEKVMTAMMFLLLVLYLVVAGASGPDMMEVAAGFVPSIPDVNAMLLGAAILGTTALWPNFFLESILVKRKGWHSKKHVKAMRTDLKMGYTVGGIITVSIIIVAAAVLRPAGYTELSTFTAPGEALEMVLGQWAMIVFLIGVIAAAFNSIVPIMWTVPFMILEALDIDHEDGTSNLFKLIFSGGILIGMFSPLVAHITGLSVVEMITLFPAYNGVFGLPITAALLFWAVNDKKLMGVHANDWKLNAVNSILVIFSIYIAINSARGVLNAIFGGMLV from the coding sequence ATGAAAGAACTCTTTAACAACTTCTTTGACAAGTACGGTCTCTCCTTCATTATGGTTGCAAGTTATTTTGGCTCGGGCTCCATTTTTATTGCGAGTCAGGCTGGCGTAGAATATGGCTATTTGTTGATTTGGGCGGTAATTGGAGCCGTTCTTCTCGGGTTTATGGCGCAGGATATGAGTGCACGGCTGGGAATATTCGGGGATACGCTGATGACATTCATCCGAAAAAAACTTGGCAAACAGCTCTCCCTGGTCATAGCACTGTTTCTTTCTATTGGCTGTATCGCATGGACGCTCGCCCTGACCGGTGCGGTGGGAATGAGTTTTGAAGTACTGACCGGCGGGGCTGTCTCATGGCAGCCGCTGGCGGTGGTTACCGGAATCTGCGCCATACTGGTTGGAATTTTGAATTATAACTACGTAGAGAAAGTGATGACAGCCATGATGTTTCTGCTCTTGGTTCTCTATTTGGTCGTAGCCGGAGCCAGCGGCCCAGACATGATGGAGGTAGCGGCAGGGTTTGTTCCCTCTATCCCTGACGTAAACGCGATGCTTCTGGGCGCTGCAATTCTGGGAACAACGGCACTTTGGCCAAATTTCTTTCTCGAATCCATTCTTGTAAAACGAAAAGGGTGGCATTCAAAAAAACACGTGAAAGCGATGCGCACCGACCTGAAGATGGGGTACACGGTGGGAGGAATTATCACTGTGTCTATTATCATTGTGGCAGCTGCAGTGTTGAGGCCGGCGGGGTATACCGAGCTGTCAACTTTTACAGCACCGGGTGAAGCACTCGAGATGGTGCTGGGCCAGTGGGCCATGATTGTGTTTCTTATCGGTGTGATCGCGGCGGCGTTTAACAGCATTGTGCCAATTATGTGGACGGTGCCTTTTATGATTCTTGAAGCACTGGATATTGACCACGAAGATGGCACCAGTAATTTGTTTAAACTCATTTTTTCTGGTGGGATTTTAATCGGGATGTTCTCTCCGCTTGTTGCTCACATCACCGGTTTGAGTGTGGTTGAGATGATTACACTTTTCCCGGCGTATAACGGCGTGTTTGGACTTCCGATTACAGCAGCTCTCCTGTTCTGGGCAGTGAATGACAAAAAACTGATGGGTGTGCATGCAAACGACTGGAAGCTGAATGCGGTCAACAGTATCTTGGTTATTTTCTCAATCTACATTGCAATCAACTCCGCACGGGGTGTTCTCAATGCGATTTTCGGTGGAATGTTAGTGTAA
- a CDS encoding sulfite exporter TauE/SafE family protein — protein sequence MSLMALFMFLGGSSISTGILILLIIIALIGGVCITTIGPGGIFVTIALFALLPLDPSTVAGTASATFIATGIVGSLGYFRSGQLKGRVAGKAAFVLSIASVIGAFAGAQINTLLDASTFAVLLGLFVFFTGGLILYRQRNQLEANKKLNIESTRGLIWLAGVGIAVGLPGGLLGVGGPVLAVPLMVVLGVPMLLSVALAQVQSIFISGMATFGYMLHGAVDWGLAVLLTVPLLIGTVTGWYVAQKIKASRLQVVLALVLLVLGVYLVAGGATPGGG from the coding sequence ATGAGCCTTATGGCGCTCTTTATGTTTCTCGGTGGTAGTTCAATAAGCACGGGAATACTTATTCTACTGATTATTATCGCCCTGATTGGCGGGGTTTGCATCACAACCATAGGCCCCGGCGGGATTTTTGTTACGATCGCACTGTTTGCTCTCCTCCCCCTCGACCCCAGTACAGTTGCAGGTACAGCCAGTGCTACATTTATCGCCACGGGAATTGTGGGGAGCCTGGGGTATTTTCGATCCGGCCAGTTAAAAGGACGTGTGGCAGGAAAAGCAGCTTTTGTGCTGAGCATCGCATCAGTGATCGGAGCGTTCGCAGGTGCACAAATCAACACACTGCTCGATGCATCTACATTTGCAGTTCTTCTTGGCCTGTTTGTGTTTTTTACGGGTGGATTGATTCTGTACCGTCAGCGTAACCAGCTTGAGGCAAATAAAAAATTGAATATTGAAAGTACCCGCGGATTGATCTGGCTGGCCGGAGTGGGAATTGCGGTTGGTTTGCCAGGCGGATTGTTAGGTGTTGGAGGGCCGGTTCTTGCTGTGCCGCTGATGGTAGTGCTCGGCGTTCCAATGCTGCTCTCCGTTGCACTGGCACAGGTACAGTCGATCTTTATCTCCGGAATGGCCACATTTGGGTATATGCTCCACGGTGCGGTTGATTGGGGGCTGGCAGTTTTGCTCACTGTTCCGCTGCTGATCGGAACCGTAACCGGTTGGTACGTAGCTCAGAAAATCAAAGCGAGCCGGCTGCAGGTGGTCCTGGCCCTGGTACTTCTGGTTCTCGGGGTATACCTGGTCGCAGGCGGCGCAACCCCGGGCGGTGGATAA
- a CDS encoding Fur family transcriptional regulator, whose protein sequence is MDTQTTEKRLKSRNIQPTAMRLLVLDFLIRNRSAVSLSDLEESFDRSDRTTLYRTLKTFLEHGLVHQIHDESGTAKYALCAEDCTCSYPDDLHLHFYCLSCENTFCFPEMGIPQFNLPENFTPSHGNFVISGQCPSCPASSLQ, encoded by the coding sequence ATGGATACACAAACCACAGAAAAACGTCTGAAATCAAGGAATATTCAGCCCACAGCCATGCGGCTTCTGGTTCTTGACTTCCTGATCAGGAACAGATCTGCCGTCAGTCTTTCAGATCTTGAAGAGTCGTTTGACCGGTCTGACCGAACCACACTCTACCGAACACTCAAAACATTCCTGGAGCACGGACTGGTTCACCAGATTCATGACGAGAGCGGAACGGCAAAATATGCGCTCTGTGCTGAAGACTGCACCTGTTCGTACCCCGATGACCTTCATCTGCATTTTTACTGCTTATCCTGTGAAAACACCTTCTGTTTTCCGGAGATGGGAATCCCGCAATTCAATCTTCCTGAAAATTTCACCCCATCTCACGGAAATTTTGTGATTTCCGGGCAGTGCCCGTCCTGCCCTGCTTCCTCTTTGCAATAG
- a CDS encoding heavy metal translocating P-type ATPase: MSNHHDHNQNGCCTTSEEAAGGSINKNAVLKHWKPAIGFILLSAGLVMDYLLQPGWFTGPVRLAWYLAAYLPVGIPVLRQAAVHLKKGDIFTEFFLMGIATLGAFYIGEYPEGVAVMLFYSIGEAFQHGAASKARANIKALLDVRPEEALLLRDGDAVTVHPGSVSPGQKIRVKPGERIPLDGTLLSKRSAFDTSALTGESKPRHFKEGDSVLAGMINLNNVIELQVTKSYENSSISRILKMVQEASSRKAKTELFIRSFARVYTPAVVFLATLLVILPSFFVDPYIFDEWLYRGLVFLVISCPCALVISIPLGYFGGIGAASRNGILVKGGNYLDALKDVKTVVFDKTGTLTEGVFAVRDVHISDEDLHEVLPMVLAAEKNSTHPIAKAITDTFSGKFAMQLDVENQKEIPGHGVEASISGKEILIGNRKLLESYDVTPNGQLQEDSATVVYVAVDRVYKGSIVIADRVKADAADAIRELKKAGVRQTVMLSGDTEETAQSVGKALGIDRVYGGLLPEEKAEKLEQLKREFPGVIAYAGDGINDAPVLALSDVGIAMGAMGSDVAVETADVVIQSDQPSRIATGIKIGKETRNIVWQNIGLAMGIKILFLGLGAFGIASLWEAVFADVGVALLAILNAIRIQKMEF, translated from the coding sequence ATGAGCAATCATCACGATCACAATCAAAACGGATGCTGCACAACATCTGAAGAAGCAGCCGGCGGCTCAATCAACAAAAACGCCGTTCTGAAGCACTGGAAACCTGCTATAGGATTCATTCTGCTATCGGCCGGACTGGTGATGGATTATCTCCTGCAGCCGGGCTGGTTTACGGGTCCGGTACGGCTGGCATGGTATCTGGCAGCGTATCTTCCGGTGGGGATTCCCGTGTTGAGGCAGGCTGCGGTTCACCTTAAAAAAGGCGATATTTTTACCGAGTTTTTCCTAATGGGAATCGCAACACTGGGTGCATTCTATATCGGCGAATATCCCGAAGGTGTTGCCGTGATGCTTTTCTACTCTATCGGCGAGGCGTTTCAGCACGGAGCGGCATCGAAGGCTCGTGCAAATATCAAAGCGCTGCTGGATGTGAGACCCGAAGAGGCGCTGCTGCTGCGTGATGGAGATGCCGTAACTGTCCACCCAGGTTCGGTGTCGCCCGGACAGAAAATCAGGGTGAAACCGGGCGAGCGGATTCCGCTGGACGGAACGCTGCTTTCAAAAAGAAGTGCGTTTGATACATCCGCACTGACGGGCGAAAGCAAACCGCGCCATTTTAAGGAGGGCGATTCTGTTCTGGCCGGTATGATCAACCTGAATAATGTGATTGAGCTGCAGGTCACAAAATCGTATGAAAACAGCTCCATCTCCCGAATTTTAAAGATGGTCCAGGAGGCATCCTCCCGAAAGGCAAAAACGGAACTGTTTATCCGCTCGTTTGCAAGGGTATACACGCCGGCCGTGGTCTTTCTCGCGACGCTGCTGGTGATTCTCCCCTCTTTTTTTGTCGACCCCTATATTTTTGATGAATGGCTGTATCGCGGCCTCGTTTTCCTGGTGATCTCCTGCCCGTGTGCGTTGGTCATCTCCATACCGCTTGGATATTTTGGAGGGATCGGCGCGGCGTCCCGCAATGGAATCCTGGTCAAAGGCGGCAACTACCTCGATGCATTGAAAGATGTGAAAACCGTGGTATTCGATAAAACCGGAACACTTACAGAAGGAGTTTTTGCGGTACGGGATGTACATATATCTGATGAGGATCTTCATGAGGTTCTGCCGATGGTGCTCGCTGCTGAGAAAAATTCCACGCACCCCATTGCAAAAGCGATCACAGATACGTTTTCCGGAAAGTTTGCGATGCAGCTGGATGTGGAGAATCAAAAGGAAATTCCAGGACATGGAGTTGAGGCCAGTATTTCCGGCAAAGAGATTCTAATTGGAAACAGGAAGCTGCTGGAGAGCTATGATGTGACGCCAAACGGGCAGCTGCAAGAAGATTCTGCAACCGTAGTCTACGTCGCGGTAGATCGTGTTTATAAAGGCTCGATTGTGATAGCTGACCGGGTGAAAGCGGATGCGGCTGATGCGATCCGTGAACTGAAAAAAGCTGGTGTTCGACAAACGGTGATGCTCAGCGGCGATACTGAAGAGACGGCACAAAGTGTGGGGAAAGCGCTGGGTATTGACCGGGTGTACGGCGGACTCCTGCCGGAAGAGAAAGCTGAGAAACTGGAACAGCTGAAACGGGAATTTCCCGGGGTGATCGCATATGCAGGCGACGGCATTAACGACGCGCCGGTTCTGGCACTCAGCGATGTGGGAATCGCGATGGGTGCCATGGGCAGCGATGTGGCGGTTGAAACGGCCGATGTGGTGATCCAGTCTGATCAGCCGTCACGAATTGCCACGGGCATCAAAATTGGAAAAGAGACACGAAATATCGTCTGGCAGAATATCGGTCTTGCGATGGGGATTAAAATCCTTTTTTTAGGACTCGGGGCGTTCGGGATCGCATCCCTCTGGGAGGCCGTATTTGCCGATGTCGGCGTGGCACTGCTGGCTATTCTGAACGCAATTCGAATTCAGAAGATGGAGTTTTGA